The Dehalogenimonas sp. 4OHTPN genome window below encodes:
- a CDS encoding TlpA disulfide reductase family protein — MIQRAFARCIAAMLSVAMVLAVAGCSPKAEAPGFTLGNLSGQGVSLEDFSGQPVVINFWQLSCPPCIEELPYFQAVHAAGNTGAVILTIAIRDSAAALESFMASNNYTFAVLRDANAAVAARYGIRFTPTTFFIDSRGRVAEIKTGAFTSAAELAQAIGKID, encoded by the coding sequence GTGATTCAACGAGCATTTGCCCGATGTATCGCCGCCATGCTGTCCGTCGCCATGGTGCTGGCCGTGGCCGGCTGCTCACCGAAGGCCGAAGCCCCAGGCTTCACCCTGGGCAACCTGTCCGGCCAGGGAGTGTCCCTGGAGGATTTCTCCGGCCAGCCGGTGGTCATCAACTTTTGGCAGTTGAGCTGCCCGCCGTGCATCGAGGAACTGCCCTACTTTCAGGCCGTGCATGCCGCGGGCAACACCGGCGCCGTTATACTGACCATCGCCATACGCGATTCGGCGGCGGCGCTTGAATCATTCATGGCGTCGAACAACTACACCTTTGCCGTGCTCCGCGACGCCAACGCCGCGGTGGCCGCCAGGTACGGCATCCGCTTCACGCCGACGACTTTTTTCATCGACAGCCGCGGCCGGGTAGCCGAGATCAAGACCGGGGCTTTCACCAGCGCAGCCGAATTGGCGCAAGCTATCGGGAAAATCGATTGA
- a CDS encoding hydrogenase iron-sulfur subunit yields the protein MTEAIENTAEAGYQPLIICFACNWCSYAAADLAGVSRIQYPPNVRIIRVMCSGMVHPNLVIDALTKGADGVLMCGCHPGDCHYREGNLRAESRAEAIKLMLQDFGLEEERYRLEWVSASEGARFAKVVTDMVNELKTLGPSPYKM from the coding sequence ATGACCGAGGCTATCGAAAACACCGCTGAAGCCGGCTACCAGCCGCTGATAATCTGCTTTGCCTGCAACTGGTGCTCCTACGCCGCCGCCGACCTGGCCGGGGTGTCGCGTATCCAGTACCCACCCAACGTACGCATTATCCGGGTGATGTGCTCCGGCATGGTCCACCCCAATCTGGTTATCGACGCTCTGACCAAAGGCGCCGACGGCGTACTGATGTGCGGCTGCCACCCCGGAGACTGCCACTACCGGGAAGGCAACCTCCGAGCGGAGTCCCGGGCCGAGGCTATCAAGCTGATGCTCCAGGACTTCGGGCTGGAGGAAGAGCGCTACCGGTTAGAGTGGGTCTCGGCTTCGGAGGGCGCCCGTTTCGCTAAAGTGGTGACCGACATGGTCAATGAACTCAAGACTCTAGGCCCCAGCCCGTATAAGATGTAA
- a CDS encoding cytochrome c biogenesis protein CcdA, giving the protein MENVDILTAFGGGILSFLSPCVLPMVPVYLAALAGADFLDPEKVHSLKRSRFFLHSLSFVLGFTVVFAGLGALAGLTGTFISPDSAAVRWGTGSLLLLLGAYMLAATRFPQLNFEKRLHISAGTGNYARSFLTGAIFTFAWTPCVSPILGSILTLSLASETVWQGSGLLLVYSLGLGIPFLAIGLAIGSALPLLRRITRFTIWFYIIGGIAMVGVGVLILTGNLNLLSI; this is encoded by the coding sequence ATGGAGAACGTAGATATTTTGACTGCCTTTGGCGGCGGCATACTTTCGTTCCTATCCCCGTGTGTTCTTCCGATGGTGCCGGTTTACCTGGCTGCGTTGGCCGGAGCTGACTTCCTGGATCCTGAGAAGGTTCATTCATTAAAAAGATCAAGGTTCTTTCTTCACTCGCTGAGCTTCGTCCTTGGATTTACTGTTGTTTTCGCCGGGCTAGGCGCACTTGCTGGTTTAACTGGAACATTCATCAGCCCAGACTCGGCGGCGGTGCGGTGGGGCACGGGATCGCTGCTGTTGCTTCTGGGTGCCTACATGCTGGCGGCAACCCGTTTCCCCCAGCTCAACTTCGAAAAGCGCCTGCACATATCGGCCGGGACCGGAAACTATGCCCGATCTTTCCTAACCGGCGCCATCTTCACCTTCGCCTGGACACCCTGCGTCAGCCCCATCCTGGGTAGCATCCTGACGCTGTCGCTGGCCAGCGAGACGGTTTGGCAGGGCAGCGGGCTGCTCCTGGTTTATTCCCTAGGGTTGGGCATACCGTTCCTAGCTATTGGGCTGGCCATCGGCTCCGCGTTACCGCTGCTGAGGCGCATAACCCGCTTCACCATCTGGTTCTACATCATTGGCGGTATCGCCATGGTTGGGGTGGGAGTGCTGATACTCACCGGTAATTTGAACCTGTTGTCGATATGA
- a CDS encoding hydrogenase maturation protease, with protein MEYLPDYYRKDLLVLGVGNPLFGDDGYGPAVAEELTRRDRVPSFAAVLDVGTGVREILFDLILSPERPKEVVIVDALDCGRQPGEVFRVKVDEVPKIKSHDFSLHLAPSLNLLQELRDNAGVAVTIIAAQPKPIPEIVTAGLSEPMRKAVAETADYIEETCFRPE; from the coding sequence ATGGAATACCTGCCGGATTACTACCGCAAAGATCTCTTAGTGCTGGGGGTAGGCAATCCGCTCTTCGGTGACGACGGATACGGCCCGGCCGTGGCGGAGGAACTCACCCGCCGCGACCGGGTCCCGTCTTTTGCGGCGGTGCTGGATGTCGGCACCGGCGTGCGGGAAATCTTATTCGACCTGATCCTGAGCCCGGAACGGCCCAAAGAGGTGGTCATCGTCGACGCCCTGGACTGCGGCCGGCAGCCGGGCGAGGTCTTCAGGGTGAAGGTCGATGAGGTGCCCAAGATCAAGAGCCACGATTTCTCGTTGCACCTGGCGCCGTCGCTCAACCTTCTCCAGGAACTGCGTGACAACGCCGGGGTGGCGGTGACCATCATCGCGGCCCAGCCGAAGCCGATCCCGGAGATCGTCACCGCCGGGCTGTCGGAGCCGATGCGGAAGGCCGTCGCCGAGACGGCGGACTACATCGAAGAGACTTGTTTCAGGCCTGAATGA
- a CDS encoding FAD-dependent oxidoreductase, with product MDKIKIGAALVVGGGVGGMQTALDLAEAGIKVYLLDEAPAIGGKMVQLDKTFPTNDCAMCTVSPRLVSIDRHLNIELLTNSKVLGCEGEAGNFRVKVLKKARCVDTSKCTGCNVCIEKCPAKTTSEFDRGLAKRKAIYIPYAQAVPNVPVIDKGNCIYFKKGKGCKACEKFCEAGAILLDQQDETVEINVGAVVLAPGYDLFDAAEKPQLGFGRYPDVLTSLQFERMLSASGPFAGKVIRPSSGQLPKKVAFIQCVGSRETSADFCSAVCCMYATKEALILKEHHPEIDVAVFYIDIRAYGKGFEAYYERAKKAGVRYIRCQPSSLKQIPSSKDIVVRYQDEQGRLQEENFEMVMLSCGLRPSKAGQLVSDTFGVRLNGDGFCVTEGLDPVATNIEGIYAVGAFTGPKDIPETVIQAGAAASRVLALLSEKRGELLQERTYPGERSVDGAEPRTGVFVCHCGKNIASVVSIPEVVEYAKTLPNVAYVTDTLFACATDAGEKIKEAIIEHDLNRVIIAACTPRTHEGLFQDTLREAGLNPYLLEIANIRNQCSWVHMHQPAEATAKARDIIRLAAVKVSHLRPLHPGHVAVSHDGLVIGGGLAGMTAALGLADAGYKTYLLEKSRELGGNLRRVKFGEPGEEPQAKLKELVERIKIHPNIELHLESKVTAFDGAAGNFIVDFETDGETRQVKAGAVIVATGAAEYKPVEYLYGQSPKVITQLDLEERISLERIDARTVVMIQCVGSRDEKHPYCSRLCCVQAIKNAIKLKARQPKTEVFILYRDIRAYSLHEAEYTRARKLGVRFIRYEQDQPPAASRNGTDLVVSVIDPILHARLNIPTDLLVLSTGVVPDGDQELARMLKLPQSEDGFLMEAHIKLRPVDSPVEGVFLAGLAHGPKLADESIAQAGAAAAKAAAILSKEEIKLEACVSEVKDENCDGCAYCVDPCPFKAITLVEYMSGDAVKKTAETDPAKCQGCGVCMATCPKKGIMVKNFNLDELSDMVAAVLSPV from the coding sequence GTGGATAAGATTAAGATCGGGGCAGCCCTCGTCGTCGGCGGCGGCGTCGGCGGCATGCAGACAGCCCTGGACCTGGCAGAGGCCGGCATCAAGGTCTATCTGTTGGACGAAGCGCCGGCCATCGGCGGTAAGATGGTGCAGCTGGACAAGACCTTCCCCACCAACGACTGCGCCATGTGCACCGTGTCGCCCCGGTTAGTGTCCATTGACCGCCATCTCAATATCGAACTATTGACCAACTCCAAAGTTCTTGGGTGCGAAGGTGAGGCCGGTAATTTCCGGGTCAAAGTCCTTAAAAAAGCCCGCTGCGTCGATACCTCCAAATGCACCGGTTGCAACGTCTGCATCGAGAAATGTCCGGCCAAAACAACCAGCGAGTTCGACCGCGGGCTGGCCAAACGCAAAGCGATCTACATCCCTTACGCCCAGGCGGTGCCCAACGTCCCGGTCATCGACAAAGGCAATTGCATCTACTTCAAGAAGGGCAAGGGTTGCAAGGCCTGCGAGAAGTTCTGCGAAGCCGGCGCCATCCTGCTGGACCAGCAGGATGAGACAGTCGAAATCAATGTCGGCGCCGTCGTCCTGGCCCCGGGCTACGACCTGTTCGATGCTGCGGAAAAGCCGCAACTGGGTTTTGGCCGCTACCCGGACGTCCTGACCAGCCTCCAATTCGAACGCATGCTCTCGGCCTCTGGGCCGTTCGCTGGTAAGGTGATACGGCCATCCAGCGGCCAATTGCCCAAGAAAGTCGCCTTCATCCAGTGCGTCGGCTCGCGGGAGACCTCGGCTGATTTCTGTTCCGCCGTCTGCTGCATGTACGCCACCAAGGAAGCCCTCATCCTCAAGGAACACCACCCGGAGATAGATGTTGCCGTCTTCTATATCGATATCCGCGCCTACGGTAAAGGTTTCGAGGCCTACTACGAAAGAGCCAAGAAGGCCGGGGTGCGTTATATCCGCTGCCAGCCATCGTCCCTGAAACAAATACCATCGAGCAAAGATATTGTCGTCCGTTACCAGGACGAGCAGGGCCGCCTGCAAGAAGAAAACTTCGAGATGGTGATGCTGTCCTGCGGCCTTAGACCGTCGAAAGCCGGCCAATTGGTGTCCGATACCTTTGGCGTCAGGCTGAACGGCGACGGCTTCTGCGTCACCGAAGGATTGGACCCGGTGGCCACCAACATCGAGGGCATCTACGCCGTGGGCGCCTTCACCGGGCCAAAGGACATACCGGAGACGGTCATCCAGGCCGGCGCCGCGGCGTCCCGAGTGCTGGCGCTGCTTTCGGAGAAACGCGGCGAACTGCTCCAGGAGCGGACCTATCCCGGTGAAAGGTCTGTCGACGGCGCCGAGCCGCGCACCGGCGTCTTTGTCTGCCACTGCGGCAAGAACATTGCCTCGGTGGTCAGCATTCCTGAGGTCGTCGAATACGCCAAAACGCTGCCTAACGTCGCCTACGTCACCGATACCCTCTTCGCCTGCGCCACCGACGCCGGGGAAAAGATTAAAGAAGCCATCATCGAGCACGATTTGAACCGGGTAATCATCGCCGCCTGCACGCCGCGTACCCACGAAGGCCTTTTCCAGGACACGCTTCGCGAGGCCGGCCTCAACCCATATCTCTTAGAGATCGCCAACATCCGCAACCAGTGCTCCTGGGTGCACATGCACCAGCCGGCCGAGGCCACCGCCAAGGCCAGGGACATTATCCGTCTGGCGGCGGTCAAGGTGTCCCACCTCCGGCCGCTGCACCCCGGCCACGTCGCGGTCAGCCATGACGGGCTCGTCATCGGCGGCGGACTTGCCGGCATGACGGCTGCCCTGGGGCTGGCCGACGCCGGCTACAAGACCTACCTGCTGGAGAAGAGCCGCGAACTCGGCGGCAACCTGCGGCGGGTAAAATTCGGCGAACCCGGCGAAGAACCTCAAGCCAAACTTAAAGAACTCGTCGAGCGGATTAAGATCCATCCCAACATCGAGCTTCACCTCGAATCGAAGGTCACCGCTTTCGACGGCGCCGCCGGCAATTTTATCGTAGATTTCGAGACCGACGGCGAGACTCGGCAGGTCAAGGCCGGCGCCGTCATCGTCGCCACCGGCGCCGCTGAATACAAGCCGGTGGAATACCTCTACGGCCAGAGCCCAAAGGTGATCACCCAGCTCGACCTGGAGGAACGTATCTCTCTTGAGAGGATCGACGCCCGCACCGTGGTCATGATCCAGTGCGTCGGCTCCCGGGACGAAAAGCACCCTTACTGCAGCCGCCTGTGCTGCGTCCAGGCAATCAAAAACGCCATCAAGCTCAAGGCCCGCCAGCCGAAGACCGAGGTGTTCATCCTGTACCGCGATATCCGCGCCTACAGCCTCCACGAAGCTGAATACACCCGCGCCCGCAAACTGGGGGTGCGCTTCATCCGCTATGAACAGGACCAGCCGCCGGCGGCCAGCCGGAACGGCACCGACCTGGTGGTTTCGGTCATCGACCCGATCCTCCATGCCCGTCTGAACATCCCCACCGACCTCCTGGTGCTTTCGACCGGCGTCGTGCCGGACGGGGACCAGGAACTGGCCCGGATGCTGAAGCTGCCCCAGTCCGAAGACGGCTTCTTGATGGAGGCTCATATCAAGCTGCGGCCGGTGGATTCTCCGGTGGAAGGCGTCTTCCTGGCCGGCCTGGCCCATGGCCCGAAACTGGCCGACGAGTCCATCGCCCAGGCGGGCGCCGCCGCCGCCAAAGCCGCCGCCATCCTGTCTAAGGAAGAGATCAAGCTCGAGGCCTGCGTCTCGGAGGTGAAGGACGAAAATTGCGACGGCTGCGCCTACTGCGTCGATCCTTGTCCCTTCAAGGCCATCACCCTGGTGGAGTACATGTCCGGCGACGCCGTCAAGAAGACCGCCGAGACGGACCCGGCCAAGTGCCAGGGCTGCGGCGTCTGCATGGCCACCTGCCCCAAGAAGGGCATCATGGTCAAGAATTTCAACCTGGACGAACTGTCCGACATGGTGGCGGCGGTGCTGTCCCCGGTATAA
- a CDS encoding methyl viologen-reducing hydrogenase, whose translation MVRVAEEWFAVCGGCEVSILDIGEPLLDLLPSLEFVHMPVLMDHKLFGQTGEKKHMEIPEADVGIVTGSIRNQENKELAEEMRRKCKIIISLGSCANFGGVPALGNMYNNAEIFDMAYRKTTSTEAGDNPSQGLPALTDRVYSVNEIIKVDVSIPGCPPTPEWIAGALTSLLQGKSFSLPEKSVCDDCPTVREKKAKVAIRRPLQPAEFTPGRYDNMRCMNEQGILCLGPATRTGCGGSEKTPRCIKAYMPCRGCYGPIRAGANPMVDMMGALSSVGLDPKQIEDRMATFNRFIGAGRLRPMPAR comes from the coding sequence ATGGTACGTGTAGCGGAAGAATGGTTTGCCGTCTGCGGCGGCTGCGAGGTGTCCATCCTGGACATTGGCGAGCCGCTTCTGGACCTCTTGCCCAGCCTGGAATTCGTCCATATGCCGGTGCTGATGGACCACAAACTCTTCGGCCAGACCGGTGAAAAGAAACACATGGAAATCCCCGAGGCTGATGTCGGCATCGTCACCGGCAGCATCCGCAACCAGGAGAACAAGGAACTGGCTGAAGAGATGCGCCGCAAGTGCAAAATAATCATCTCCCTGGGCTCCTGCGCCAACTTCGGCGGTGTTCCGGCACTGGGCAATATGTACAACAACGCCGAAATCTTCGATATGGCCTACCGCAAGACGACCAGCACCGAAGCAGGCGACAACCCGTCTCAGGGCCTGCCGGCCCTGACCGACCGCGTATATTCGGTCAACGAGATTATCAAGGTGGATGTCTCCATCCCAGGGTGCCCGCCTACTCCGGAATGGATCGCCGGTGCCCTGACATCACTCCTCCAGGGGAAGAGTTTCTCCCTGCCTGAGAAAAGCGTCTGCGATGATTGCCCCACTGTTCGCGAGAAAAAAGCCAAAGTGGCCATCCGCCGCCCGCTGCAGCCCGCCGAGTTCACGCCCGGCCGCTACGACAACATGCGTTGCATGAACGAGCAGGGCATCCTTTGCCTGGGCCCGGCCACCCGCACCGGCTGCGGCGGTTCAGAGAAGACGCCTCGCTGCATCAAGGCTTACATGCCCTGCCGAGGCTGCTACGGCCCCATCAGGGCCGGCGCCAATCCTATGGTAGACATGATGGGCGCGCTTTCGTCGGTCGGTCTGGACCCCAAGCAGATCGAAGACCGCATGGCCACTTTCAACCGCTTCATCGGTGCCGGGCGCCTGCGCCCCATGCCGGCCCGCTAG
- a CDS encoding Ni/Fe hydrogenase subunit alpha gives MKEIVIQPVSRIEGGAKITIQLDDAGNVADSRVSVLELRGFERFCIGRPVEEMPRITTRICGVCPWSHHLAAAKACDAVFGVTPPPAGRKLRELCNSVAYMEEHILHFYFLGGGDFVMGPGAAYEIRNVFGIAQKLPDVARNVVKVRHMCAHMLEMIAGKSIHPVAAVPGGFSKPLTEAERKELIPMAQQALELAKFSMEYAKKNIFPAYLDVVKTVGVIKTGFLGTVKADGTMDLYDGKLRMMDPDGKYEDFEAKDYLDYISEHVEPWSFVKFPYNKKWGGFSMDPDNPSGIYRVNTLARLNVADRISTPLAQAELEEFRATFGRPVQATLLFHWARLIELLYNAEKALELLNDPEITSTNTRVAVTPRAARGVGCTEAPRGTLIHDYTTDEKGLVTAANLIVATCQNNAPINMSVKQAAKLLIKDGKYDEAILNTVEMTIRAYDPCLSCASHDLNGQLACKVDIVSADGELIETLSNQ, from the coding sequence ATGAAAGAAATTGTCATACAGCCCGTGTCCCGTATCGAAGGCGGGGCTAAGATCACCATTCAACTTGATGACGCCGGGAACGTCGCTGATTCCCGTGTAAGCGTTCTCGAACTCCGCGGATTCGAGCGCTTCTGCATTGGTCGACCAGTAGAAGAAATGCCGCGTATTACCACCCGTATCTGCGGCGTCTGCCCATGGTCCCACCACCTTGCGGCCGCTAAAGCCTGTGACGCTGTCTTCGGCGTCACTCCACCACCTGCCGGTCGCAAGCTACGCGAGTTGTGCAACAGTGTAGCCTACATGGAAGAACATATCCTGCACTTCTATTTCCTGGGTGGCGGCGACTTCGTCATGGGCCCCGGCGCAGCGTACGAGATCCGCAACGTCTTCGGCATCGCCCAGAAGCTCCCGGATGTCGCCCGCAACGTGGTCAAGGTGCGCCACATGTGCGCCCACATGCTGGAGATGATCGCCGGCAAGTCCATCCACCCGGTGGCCGCGGTACCCGGCGGTTTCTCCAAGCCGCTGACCGAGGCGGAGCGCAAGGAACTTATACCCATGGCCCAGCAGGCTCTGGAATTGGCCAAGTTCTCCATGGAATACGCCAAGAAGAATATCTTCCCGGCTTACCTCGACGTCGTCAAAACCGTCGGCGTCATCAAGACCGGCTTCCTGGGCACGGTCAAGGCCGACGGCACCATGGACCTCTACGACGGCAAGCTCAGGATGATGGACCCGGACGGCAAGTATGAGGACTTCGAGGCCAAGGACTACCTGGACTACATCTCGGAGCACGTAGAGCCGTGGTCTTTCGTCAAATTCCCCTACAACAAGAAGTGGGGCGGCTTCTCCATGGACCCGGACAATCCTTCCGGCATCTACCGCGTCAATACCCTGGCCCGCCTCAACGTTGCTGATAGAATCTCCACGCCGTTGGCTCAGGCCGAACTGGAAGAGTTCCGCGCTACCTTCGGCCGTCCCGTCCAGGCAACTCTCCTCTTCCACTGGGCGCGCCTGATCGAACTTCTCTACAACGCCGAAAAAGCCCTGGAACTGCTGAACGACCCGGAGATCACCTCCACCAACACCCGCGTCGCCGTGACGCCGCGGGCGGCCCGGGGCGTCGGCTGCACCGAGGCGCCGCGCGGCACCCTGATCCACGACTACACCACCGACGAAAAGGGCCTGGTGACCGCCGCCAACCTGATCGTAGCCACCTGCCAGAACAACGCCCCCATCAACATGTCGGTCAAGCAGGCGGCCAAACTCCTCATCAAGGACGGCAAATACGACGAGGCCATTCTGAACACGGTGGAGATGACAATCCGCGCCTATGACCCCTGTCTGTCCTGCGCCAGCCATGACCTCAACGGCCAGCTGGCCTGCAAGGTAGACATCGTCAGCGCTGACGGTGAGCTTATCGAGACGCTGTCCAACCAGTAA